From a single Pempheris klunzingeri isolate RE-2024b chromosome 2, fPemKlu1.hap1, whole genome shotgun sequence genomic region:
- the LOC139210002 gene encoding death-inducer obliterator 1-like isoform X1, which yields MEENASPELSLAPEPEQSQDRMDSCSQGFGEGFSEQKEQFQTESNNVAKETLEEPDKSFKANSEVKKTWGFRRSTVAKREMPVEAATDSPESRCPVRRSGRQSKRTDKLEEFLLTAKRGSRKSAPPSLESGDPPSQTPTDAETASEASFDGNVDTKAVDDKVESPERRTRSGGRKQTQQKTRASRRTRGGGGGTYKDEGSSENEEDSAGAANKDQLPEKKDEESYPSPENVGSTNAVQPQPEQDSEKTGLVLEKNEHGDKNDKEETEKETDKETDEDAAEKPVAVLVKRGPLRTYVNKKKAASKNSPPAKGSAPANKSTTPVKREVKPRAAQASGKTRQSQTQEDDEDDEDEDEDEDENDDENDDENDSSGSSSSSSSIDSDDGGYDPNALYCICRQKHNKRFMICCDRCEEWFHGDCVGITEARGRLMERNGEDYICPNCTAKKNQVVRPATSILSVSTELGKCRADAAHLPASALTISAVTFYATADKNNTSGADASLAAAQAAAAPSASTSAGTEEKGAEDLGIKGRIEKATNPTGKKKIKIFQPQAVQQPSGLKADQKTAPTTEKKAAPPAEQKALPDTEHKVASNVEVKTTPTAEAPEEKAGQKAEEDASLPKCIGPGCENNAQPDSVYCGNDCILRHAAATMKSITDVKEPKQKDKAKAQKTKSTPKRSAAGGKNAQKKTREESDSEEDHSPDPDEDDEDEHAVEQPPPPATASWSSDHNYIAVTPEKTTPISPTVLNKKSPPKEEKQSEKEQKEKEPAPAPEKPSPASAAPVKGNKKSSTKAAKVSPKGKKPSPQTTSSKTSKKPATPPSKTALKSKKPGQPPVRTSSPFPPGPIHVTGALRVTKSNFTIPKKQPQQKEVSSHRQSSSSSSRVSSSPVSKASSSHSSSSRSSHHASSAPPVTPMPPPPNNQMRQNIRRSLTDILYKRVSDSDDLKMTESEVGRLAVAIEKEMFNLCLSTDSKYKNKYRSLMFNLKDPKNKGLFYRVVGGEVSPFRLVRLSAEELLSKEISEWRKPDAAEAQSSSARVHSGHSKLGNRHDSGSHSMDMDDAPPTSDADVCISATSSSTRMASAADQDEFSSTPSASAQPSAVEGQTGSMPDIFSNMLKDTTSEHRTHLFDLNCKICTGQKTEDEPSAKKAKLTKKPETKPPRQELHSSRSGDASPASQPQVPTAYQHQDPGAYQHLIPPAYQSNAEPAVPDPSYQEDLNMLAPPAQAPTPVAPTVSSVSITRRDPRMARHSSGVTVTYTAPEKPNSVEALPAPLSAPVEVGPKGPLPMPPAPPPSVAVSKPVKTSSSEPPPEGETAIFLHGQEKIWKGFINMQSVAKFVTKAYLVSGSFEYLKEDLPDTIHVGGRISPNTVWDYVGKLKTSLSKELCLIRFHPATEEEEVAYVSLFSYFSSRKRFGVVANNNRRIKDLYLIPLGSKDPLPSKLLPFDGPGLEPARPNLLLGLLICQKDRKRAGAPLENEEKRSKIQNKDADDLSKPSPSVRADRSTRQSLEISFSTTPPGSPPHSSSETQSSTVTTSSVLSFLSSVKTPATSTNTGKDSPSSSSSVASSSAAATPLQTILNTLFGKKKHDSEASNSPSDQGGELSVPPASMLDPIVQQFAQSSREKQVEEDEDDRPYDPEEEYDPGRGYSAPKKPVEVVSKPEVSKQPEAVEDEGDDVAYDPEDDSIFEDVKTLVPGQAKAATESITDSQKILESLKQIGDQKQGEQQMSSTGTPVATLALPDSLLLEPTKSLLVNTQLLQLGKKVEELVKSSSATPLINQRRDPRQSRDPRQASAGRKPSDETEEKEEASALLADSTPSSLPVVQEPQTVDVAELPDSSQSPETSLPQEEVKNETLPFLGSQKTEVSIPLLGEEVEPDMEVNYMDDKEVKTEEAEPVKAETEMDKYSIWPNAASILKAGEDLEYEENSQDAPTTSYFNEPVSTSSITSTIPVLTQSTAMVDTQPHHMPHHMPASGFDSEYRPPADIPPISNFPPPHQVQVQGQNLRMRPPPMCLPPPIQGLPPMSAPLPMQGPPLPIHVPPPVRGPPPMQGDSSQQYGPPAAYPPYQSQWPGTQPPPQQQQQQQQQPPAGPLPQGIMPPRGPPIPPFPPMAQRGPAPQMFDPSIPPQQIGQQGPPPGLPPPAAFDGPTSLPPPRFSGPPPPFNFPANRGPPPPFTGPPPGHFDNRLLPPAHFPGSRGPLPSQYGEHGAQPPMVDQPRGPGEQYNKDTSNSFMLNVDQNPNPLHIFKDNQGPLPGPAYRAPPPNHYEDRRGPPSSGEISGQHFSPLSQYGSSRSHSPPPHRGSFDDHRGLPPHENRPHPSQRFGGSERYRFDRLSDDARPIRHSGPLLPTPPEAPLGPPSRMGAHSPDLHRDDHWRRLSPEMRRRSSTTREDSEPRSVDRFSRFDGGHREPPAGPAQPSEERPRELSEDRRREREREGPHAGRPLWDRGQGKRWSREREWDRGRERDRDRERSRERDRSRGREAERHRETEGERHRDQDTDKRRDKERDKERDRDRDKDRDKERDRGRDSDRRDHDRDRGRNRDRERERERDRDRDRRRDRSRSRDRDRDRDRGKDRGRDKDNDKDKDKDKDKDKERERDKDKDKERDKDKERDKDKERDKDRERDKDRDRDRDRDKDRERNRDRDRERDRDRDKDRDRERERDRDRDRDRDKDKDRRDRSRSKEKREEKKDSKHETPKESEKTAENNKTVS from the exons ATGGAGGAGAATGCAAGCCCTGAGCTCTCTCTAGCTCCTGAGCCAGAGCAGAGCCAGGACCGTATGGATAGCTGCTCTCAAG GTTTTGGAGAAGGGTTTAGTGAGCAAAAGGAACAGTTTCAAACTGAAAGCAACAATGTGGCCAAAGAGACACTAGAGGAGCCAGATAAATCTTTCAAGGCCAACAGTGAAGTAAAGAAGACTTGGGGTTTCCGACGGTCCACTGTTGCAAAGAGAGAGATGCCAGTGGAGGCAGCGACCGACAGCCCTGAAAGCCGCTGTCCTGTACGTCGCAGCGGCAGGCAGTCTAAGCGTACGGACAAACTAGAGGAATTCCTCCTGACGGCCAAAAGAGGGTCCAGAAAGAGTGCCCCTCCCAGTTTGGAAAGTGGAGATCCTCCTTCCCAAACTCCAACCGATGCAGAGACCGCCTCAGAGGCTAGCTTCGACGGTAACGTTGACACCAAGGCTGTCGATGACAAGGTAGAGTCTCCAGAGAGGAGGACGAGAAGTGGCGGGAGGAAGCAGACCCAACAGAAAACACGAGCGAGCAGACGGacccgaggaggaggaggagggacgtACAAAGATGAGGGAAGCTCCGAGAATGAGGAGGACAGCGCAGGTGCTGCCAATAAAGACCAGCTACcagagaaaaaagatgaagagagtTATCCCAGTCCTGAAAATGTAGGGAGCACTAACGCAGTACAGCCTCAGCCAGAGCAGGACTCTGAGAAGACGGGGCTCGTCCTGGAGAAGAACGAACACGGAGATAAAAACGACAAGGAGGAAACGGAGAAGGAGACCGACAAAGAGACCGACGAGGACGCCGCAGAGAAGCCTGTGGCGGTGTTGGTAAAACGTGGCCCACTGAGAACTTATGTCAATAAAAAGAAGGCAGCCAGTAAGAACAGCCCCCCCGCTAAAGGCTCTGCTCCTGCCAACAAGAGCACCACTCCTGTCAAGAGGGAGGTCAAACCCAGAGCGGCCcaagcttctggaaagacacgCCAGTCCCAGACACAAGAGGACGATGAGGACgatgaggacgaggacgaggacgaggatgAGAATGACGACGAGAACGATGATGAGAATGACTCTTCGGgctcttcgtcttcttcttcatccATCGATTCTGACGATGGAGGTTATGACCCCAATGCACTTTACTGCATCTGTcgccagaaacacaacaaacg ATTCATGATCTGCTGTGACCGCTGCGAGGAGTGGTTCCACGGGGACTGCGTGGGCATCACCGAGGCCCGTGGCCGCCTGATGGAGAGGAATGGGGAAGACTACATCTGCCCCAACTGCACCGCGAAGAAAAACCAGGTGGTCAGACCCGCCACGTCTATCCTCTCCGTGAGCACCGAGCTCGGGAAGTGCAGAGCCGACGCCGCTCATCTTCCGGCTTCTGCTCTCACCATTTCTGCTGTGACCTTTTACGCTACTGCCGATAAGAACAACACCAGTGGAGCGGACGCCAGTCTGGCAGCCGCTCAGGCTGCGGCGGCACCTTCAGCCTCCACATCCGCTGGAACTGAAGAGAAGGGAGCAGAGGACCTGGGCATCAAAGGCAGGATAGAGAAAGCTACTAATCCAACTGGGAAAAAGAAGATAAAGATCTTTCAGCCG CAGGCTGTGCAGCAGCCGTCCGGACTGAAAGCAGACCAGAAAACGGCGCCAACCACGGAAAAGAAGGCAGCACCCCCAGCAGAGCAAAAGGCACTGCCAGACACGGAGCACAAAGTGGCGTCCAACGTGGAGGTAAAAACGACACCAACAGCGGAGGCGCCAGAGGAGAAGGCCGGGCAGAAGGCCGAGGAGGACGCCTCCCTTCCCAAATGCATCGGGCCTGGCTGCGAGAACAACGCCCAGCCAGACTCCGTGTACTGCGGCAATGACTGCATCCTGAGACACGCCGCTGCGACCATGAAGTCCATCACTGATGTCAAAGAGCCCAAACAGAAGGACAAGGCCAAGGCTCAGAAAACCAAGTCCACACCAAAG AGGAGCGCCGCCGGTGGGAAGAACGCGCAGAAGAAGACCCGGGAGGAGTCGGACAGCGAGGAAGATCACAGTCCCGATCCGGACGAGGACGACGAAGACGAGCATGCTGTGGAGCAGCCGCCCCCGCCGGCCACTGCGTCCTGGTCCAGCGACCATAATTACATTGCAGTAACACCAGAAAAGACTACACCCATATCACCAACAGtgttaaacaaaaagt CTCCCCCCAAAGAGGAGAAGCAAAGTGAGaaggaacagaaagagaaggaacCAGCCCCAGCTCCTGAGAAACCCTCCCCGGCGTCTGCAGCACCAGTCAAAGGAAACAAGAAGTCCTCCACTAAAGCCGCCAAGGTTTCCCCCAAGGGCAAGAAGCCTTCGCCGCAGACCACCAGCTCGAAGACATCGAAGAAACCCGCAACACCCCCAAGTAAAACTGCACTCAAGTCCAAGAAACCGGGCCAGCCGCCTGTCCGTACCTCGTCTCCCTTTCCTCCAGGTCCCATCCACGTCACAGGAGCGCTGAGAGTCACCAAGTCCAACTTCACTATTCCTAAGAAGCAGCCCCAACAAAAGGAGGTTTCATCCCATCGtcagtcctcctcttcctcctccagggtgtcttcatctcctgtgtctaaagCGTCCTCCAGCCACTCCTCTTCGTCCAGATCTTCGCATCACGCTTCTTCAGCGCCCCCTGTGACCCCCATGCCGCCTCCGCCCAACAACCAGATGAGACAGAACATCCGCCGCTCGCTCACAGACATCCTGTACAAGAG GGTGAGTGACAGTGATGATCTGAAGATGACAGAGAGTGAAGTGGGAAGGCTGGCAGTTGCcattgaaaaagaaatgttcaacCTCTGCCTTAGTACTGACAGcaagtacaaaaacaaatacaggtCCCTCATGTTCAACCTGAAAGATCCCAAAAACAAA GGCTTGTTTTACAGGGTGGTGGGTGGTGAGGTTAGTCCCTTCAGACTGGTGAGACTAAGTGCTGAAGAATTGCTTTCCAAAGAGATATCTGAGTGGAGAAAGCCCGACGCTGCTGAG GCCCAGTCCTCCAGTGCAAGGGTCCACTCAGGTCATTCCAAACTGGGCAACAGGCACGACTCTGGCTCACATAGCATGGATATGGACGATGCCCCACCGACATCTGATGCAGATGTATGTATCTCTGCCACCTCTTCATCTACTCGCATGGCTTCTGCTGCA GACCAAGACGAGTTTAGCTCCACTCCTTCAGCCTCAGCTCAGCCCTCTGCTGTGGAGGGGCAGACCGGCAGCATGCCTGACATTTTCAGCAACATGCTCAAAGACACCACCTCTGAACACAGGACCCATCTATTTGACCTCAACTGTAAAATATGCACCG GTCAGAAGACAGAAGATGAGCCTTCAGCCAAGAAAGCCAAACTGACCAAGAAGCCTGAAACTAAGCCGCCCAGACAGGAGCTCCATTCGTCCAGGTCAGGGGATGCGTCTCctgccagccaaccacaggtCCCCACAGCTTACCAGCACCAAGACCCCGGAGCTTACCAGCACCTGATCCCTCCGGCCTACCAGTCCAACGCGGAGCCAGCTGTCCCAGATCCCAGTTACCAGGAGGACCTCAATATGCTGGCACCTCCAGCCCAGGCCCCCACACCCGTCGCCCCCACCGTGTCCTCTGTCAGCATCACCCGCAGAGACCCACGCATGGCCAGGCACAGCTCCGGGGTGACCGTCACCTACACCGCTCCAGAGAAGCCCAACTCGGTAGAAGCACTCCCAGCTCCCCTCAGTGCTCCAGTGGAGGTCGGACCCAAGGGGCCGCTGCCAATGCCCCCAGCTCCCCCCCCTTCGGTCGCTGTGTCCAAACCGGTGAAAACAAG tTCATCCGAGCCTCCTCCCGAGGGCGAGACGGCAATCTTCCTCCACGGTCAAGAGAAGATTTGGAAAGGATTTATCAACATGCAGTCGGTGGCTAAGTTTGTGACCAAGGCTTATCTGGTGTCAGGATCCTTTGAATACCTGAAGGAG GATTTGCCCGACACCATCCACGTAGGAGGACGCATATCTCCAAACACAGTGTGGGACTATGTCGGGAAGCTGAAAACCTCCCTCTCAAAG GAACTGTGTCTGATCCGTTTCCACCCAGctacagaggaagaggaggtggcctatgtctctctcttctcttacTTTAGCAGCAGGAAGCGATTTGGCGTGGTGGCTAACAACAACCGTCGCATCAAAGACCTCTATCTCATCCCGCTGGGCTCAAAGGACCCTTTACCCTCCAAACTGTTACCGTTTGATGGGCCAG GGCTTGAACCAGCTCGTCCCAACCTCCTCTTGGGGCTGCTGATCTGCCAGAAGGACAGAAAGCGTGCTGGTGCTCCACTAGAAAACGAGGAAAAACGCTCCAAGATCCAAAACAAAGATGCCGATGACCTTTCAAAGCCGTCTCCCTCGGTCAGAGCAGACAGGAGCACACGACAGAGTCTTGAAATCTCCTTCAGCACAACCCCTCCAGggtcacctccacacagctcctccGAGACCCAGAGCAGCACTGTCACCACCTCCTCAGTCCTCTCCTTCTTGTCCTCTGTCAAAACTCCCGCCACATCCACTAACACTGGCAAGGACTCCCCATCCTCGTCGAGCTCCGTCGCCTCCTCTTCCGCAGCTGCCACGCCTCTTCAGACCATCCTCAACACTCTTTTTGGGAAGAAAAAGCACGACTCAGAAGCTTCCAACTCTCCGTCTGATCAGGGCGGGGAGCTCTCCGTTCCACCGGCTTCAATGCTAGACCCCATTGTTCAGCAGTTTGCACAGAGCTCCAGGGAgaaacaggtggaggaggacgaagaTGACCGACCGTATGATCCAGAAGAAGAGTATGACCCCGGTAGAGGCTACAGTGCGCCTAAGAAGCCTGTTGAAGTAGTGAGCAAACCTGAAGTCTCTAAGCAGCCTGAGGCGGTTGAAGATGAAGGAGATGATGTGGCATATGACCCAGAGGATGACTCCATTTTTGAAGACGTCAAAACTTTAGTACCAGGTCAGGCGAAGGCTGCAACTGAATCTATAACTGATTCACAAAAGATTTTGGAAAGCCTTAAACAGATCGGGGATCAGAAACAGGGAGAACAGCAAATGTCATCCACAGGGACACCTGTTGCCACACTGGCGCTTCCGGACTCGCTCTTACTTGAACCCACCAAATCCCTTTTGGTCAATACTCAGCTTCTGCAGCTTGGCAAAAAGGTTGAGGAACTTGTAAAGTCTTCATCAGCTACTCCCTTGATCAACCAGAGGAGAGATCCCCGGCAGAGCAGGGATCCTCGCCAGGCTTCAGCTGGCAGGAAACCATCTGATGAAAccgaggagaaagaggaggcatCTGCTCTGTTGGCCGATTCCACTCCTTCCTCACTACCGGTGGTTCAGGAGCCTCAGACGGTTGATGTAGCCGAACTCCCAGACTCCTCACAGAGCCCAGAGACATCGCTGCCTCAAGAGGAAGTGAAAAACGAGACGCTACCCTTCCTGGGGTCACAGAAGACGGAGGTGTCGATTCCACTATTGGGAGAGGAGGTGGAACCTGATATGGAGGTCAACTACATGGACGACAAAGAGGTGAAAACTGAGGAAGCTGAGCCAGTCAAGGCAGAAACAGAGATGGACAAGTACAGTATTTGGCCAAATGCTGCCAGTATTTTAAAAGCTGGTGAGGACTTAGAGTATGAAGAGAACAGTCAGGACGCACCAACCACAAGTTATTTTAATGAGCCGGTGAGCACTTCCTCGATAACGTCCACAATCCCAGTACTCACTCAGAGCACAGCAATGGTTGACACTCAGCCTCATCACATGCCGCATCACATGCCGGCGTCAGGCTTCGACAGCGAGTACAGACCTCCGGCTGACATTCCCCCAATATCCAACTTCCCCCCGCCCCatcaggtacaggtacagggaCAAAACCTGAGGATGAGGCCTCCACCGATGTGTTTGCCGCCACCCATACAGGGTCTTCCTCCGATGTCTGCCCCCCTTCCTATGCAGGGACCCCCTCTGCCCATCCATGTCCCCCCCCCTGTGCGTGGTCCTCCCCCGATGCAGGGTGACAGCAGCCAGCAGTATGGCCCACCAGCTGCGTACCCTCCCTACCAGAGCCAGTGGCCTGGCACCCAGCCgccaccacagcagcagcagcagcagcagcagcagcctcctgcTGGACCTCTTCCTCAGGGTATCATGCCACCCAGAGGACCTCCAATACCACCATTCCCTCCAATGGCTCAGAGAGGCCCTGCTCCTCAAATGTTTGATCCCTCCATTCCCCCTCAGCAGATTGGACAGCAAGGCCCCCCTCCAGGCCTTCCCCCCCCTGCTGCTTTTGATGGACCGACCAGTTTACCGCCACCAAGATTTTCTGGTCCTCCACCACCTTTTAATTTCCCTGCAAATAGAGGTCCTCCGCCGCCTTTCACGGGGCCACCTCCTGGTCACTTTGATAACAGACTCCTTCCTCCAGCCCACTTCCCCGGGTCCAGGGGTCCCCTGCCATCTCAGTACGGCGAGCATGGAGCCCAGCCACCGATGGTAGACCAACCTCGAGGGCCTGGAGAACAGTATAACAAAGACACTTCTAACTCTTTTATGCTAAATGTGGACCAGAATCCAAACCCTCTCCATATTTTTAAAGACAATCAGGGTCCCCTGCCCGGTCCAGCATACCGGGCTCCTCCACCTAACCATTATGAGGACAGAAGAGGCCCGCCCTCCAGTGGCGAGATAAGTGGACAGCACTTCAGTCCACTTAGCCAGTACGGGAGCTCCAGATCTCACTCCCCACCCCCACATCGAGGATCTTTCGATGACCACAGAGGTCTTCCCCCTCATGAGAATAGACCCCACCCATCCCAGCGTTTTGGAGGATCAGAGCGTTACCGCTTCGATCGGCTCTCTGATGACGCTAGACCCATTCGCCACAGTGGGCCGCTACTGCCAACCCCTCCAGAGGCCCCCTTAGGTCCTCCAAGTCGCATGGGAGCCCACAGTCCAGACCTGCACAGGGACGACCACTGGCGCCGACTCTCCCCTGAAATGAGGAGGCGGAGCAGCACCACCAGAGAGGACTCAGAACCCCGCAGCGTAGATCGCTTCAGCCGCTTCGACGGAGGACACAGAGAACCTCCTGCCGGTCCCGCTCAGCCCTCCGAAGAGAGGCCGAGGGAGCTGTCCGAGGACCGCCGGAGGGAACGGGAGCGCGAAGGCCCACATGCTGGCAGGCCGCTGTGGGACAGGGGTCAGGGCAAGAGGTGGAGCAGGGAGCGAGAGTGGGATAGAGGCAGGGAAAGGGACCGCGATCGGGAGCGTAGCCGAGAGAGAGACCGCAGCCGAGGCAGGGAGGCCGAGAGGCACagggagacggagggagagcGACACAGGGATCAAGACACAGACAAGAggagagacaaggagagagacaaggagagagacagggacagagacaaggacagggacaaggagagagacagaggcagggaTTCTGACAGGAGGGACCACGACCGCGACAGAGGGAGAAACCGTGACAGAGAGCGTGAACGTGAACGTGACCGAGACCGAGACCGGAGACGGGACAGATCACGAAGCAGGGACCGCGACAGGGACAGAGACCGAGGGAAAGACCGgggcagagacaaagacaatgacaaggacaaagacaaagacaaagacaaagacaaagagagggagagggacaaggacaaggacaaagagagggacaaagacaaggagagggacaaagacaaggagagggacaaagacagggagagggacaaggacagggacagggataGGGATAGGGACAAAGACCGGGAAAGGAATAGGGACAGGGAtagggagagggacagagataGGGACAAGGATAGGGatagggagagggagagggacagagataGGGATAGGGACAGGGACAAAGACAAGGATCGTCGGGACAGGAGCAGaagcaaagaaaagagggaggagaaaaaggacagTAAACACGAAACACCCAAGGAGAGCGAGAAAACTGCAGAAAATAACAAGACGGTGTCCTAG